A single genomic interval of Odontesthes bonariensis isolate fOdoBon6 chromosome 3, fOdoBon6.hap1, whole genome shotgun sequence harbors:
- the LOC142377795 gene encoding G-protein coupled receptor 84-like, with protein MLINQTNQTEDDLFSCYSPSVVGYRYFAVLWGCAVTITGTVGNLMTILAFALDPRLRTRFNVLIVNLAVADLLYCTILQPISVDSYLHLRWRSGQLWCSIFGLLLFLSNSVSIITLCLVAVSRYLLVAKRALFDRVFSNYGLILLLVSAWTLGLASFGPLWPVYVFVPQVCTCSFHRTRGRPYSTILLFFYFFVGLGCVGAFYLLIYRRVKIASQALLRYRFSRRSSRKKPAPSAQGTDDSGVESEVKTSSHELSSQVEQAQNRDEITDQKSVLSTQSLATALNSPTPHKSTTDAIHAPSSIPTAPATHTATSGDDIEFKRVTRMCFTVFLCFVCCFVPFLMLNIFDKHNRAPQILHMFCANLTWLNSCINPVLYAVMNRQFRKAYHVLLTRAAAPLTYLWTRCQALKS; from the coding sequence ATGCTGATCAATCAGACAAACCAAACGGAGGATGACCTCTTCTCCTGCTACAGTCCCTCAGTCGTAGGCTACCGGTACTTTGCCGTGCTGTGGGGATGTGCAGTAACCATCACTGGTACGGTGGGGAACTTGATGACCATTCTAGCCTTCGCTTTGGACCCACGTCTGAGGACACGCTTCAACGTGCTCATTGTCAACCTGGCCGTAGCTGATCTCCTCTACTGCACCATACTGCAGCCCATCTCTGTTGATTCCTATCTACACCTCAGATGGCGCAGCGGGCAGCTCTGGTGCAGCATCTTCGGcctgctcctcttcctctccaacTCTGTTTCCATTATCACTCTCTGCCTGGTTGCAGTGAGCAGATATCTCCTGGTTGCAAAAAGAGCGTTGTTTGATCGGGTATTTTCTAACTATGGACTTATTCTGCTCCTGGTCTCAGCATGGACACTGGGCCTGGCCAGCTTTGGCCCACTGTGgcctgtgtatgtgtttgtgcctCAGGTGTGCACATGCAGCTTCCACCGTACCAGGGGTCGTCCCTACAGCACCATCCTGCTTTTCTTCTACTTTTTCGTGGGTCTGGGCTGTGTTGGAGCATTCTACCTGCTCATCTACAGACGAGTCAAAATTGCATCGCAAGCTCTGCTCCGTTACAGGTTCAGCCGACGCTCATCCAGGAAAAAACCTGCTCCTTCAGCTCAAGGGACAGATGACAGTGGAGTAGAGAGTGAGGTAAAGACAAGCAGCCATGAGTTAAGTAGCCAGGTAGAACAGGCCCAAAACAGAGACGAGATCACAGATCAGAAGTCTGTCCTGTCTACCCAGAGTTTAGCGACAGCCTTAAATTCACCAACTCCCCACAAGTCCACCACTGATGCCATCCATGCACCTTCTTCTATCCCTACTGCTCCCGCTACCCACACTGCAACTTCAGGAGATGACATTGAATTCAAGCGTGTGACACGCatgtgttttactgtttttctgtgttttgtatGCTGCTTTGTCCCTTTTCTGATGCTTAACATATTCGATAAACACAACCGCGCCCCACAGATCTTGCACATGTTCTGTGCCAACCTCACCTGGCTCAACAGCTGCATCAACCCTGTGCTCTATGCGGTCATGAACAGGCAGTTTCGAAAGGCCTACCATGTGCTGCTCACCAGAGCTGCTGCACCCCTCACATACCTCTGGACCCGGTGCCAGGCTCTGAAATCCTGA